Proteins encoded within one genomic window of Streptomyces sp. NBC_00523:
- a CDS encoding DUF2620 domain-containing protein has product MTKILAGGVGKTEVTQTIKQLGIEGLEVTASSDMDAAMKLRVAQADYYLGTCHTGAGASLGVLVGLMGSAVCHTFGRNVPTVEQITALLDEGKKVFGFSMDQIDTIAPLMARAIAARG; this is encoded by the coding sequence ATGACGAAGATCCTCGCCGGCGGCGTCGGCAAGACCGAGGTCACCCAGACCATCAAGCAGCTCGGCATCGAGGGCCTGGAGGTCACCGCCTCCAGCGACATGGACGCCGCGATGAAGCTGCGCGTCGCCCAGGCCGACTACTACCTGGGCACCTGTCACACGGGCGCCGGTGCCTCGCTCGGCGTCCTCGTCGGCCTGATGGGCAGCGCCGTCTGCCACACCTTCGGCCGCAACGTCCCCACCGTGGAGCAGATCACCGCCCTGCTGGACGAGGGCAAGAAGGTCTTCGGCTTCTCGATGGACCAGATCGACACCATCGCTCCCCTCATGGCGCGCGCCATCGCCGCCCGCGGCTGA
- a CDS encoding YhfT family protein, giving the protein MSTTLAAGTSLDFSLAQQLTVIALCALTAYISHMALAVFNDGVRPFLLDFIQGRTTRSATTAVSFGLSAGFIFGLGAPMALSTGVLNPWLLFLPTDILGMLSPKKWLAPILGGAWGAVVVFGLNGANNVAHDLPVDFITAMQQMSTPILFLFTLFPVLAITKQFGRKWGGIAGVLEFALVVMTMKLWPNMFAGALAMAVGVLMLIGLAVAKDLAQRKADRAAGVSEPVIEGDDPMASLFSASAARLRRYLPLFMVLGAGVCVLAQMHIFGGGEATSFLIAKGQYSEAAQVDFYRVFGFIPLIATTALASGAYGIAGFTLVYPIGYLMPNPFLAAIVGALVFAAEVLALSYIGKLLGRLPSVRDSSEHLRSAISETLQLAILFGSLMAANAMGGGLGILVVGGLYLLNEAMGRPVVRMAAAPAAVIVGGILLNLLYWMDLFTPIKG; this is encoded by the coding sequence GTGAGTACGACACTCGCAGCCGGTACGAGCCTCGACTTCTCGCTGGCCCAGCAACTGACCGTCATAGCCCTCTGTGCGCTGACCGCGTACATCTCCCACATGGCGCTGGCCGTCTTCAACGACGGCGTACGCCCGTTCCTCCTGGACTTCATCCAGGGGCGCACCACGCGCAGCGCGACGACGGCGGTCTCGTTCGGCCTCTCGGCCGGGTTCATCTTCGGGCTCGGCGCCCCGATGGCCCTGTCCACCGGTGTGCTGAACCCGTGGCTCCTCTTCCTGCCCACCGACATCCTCGGCATGCTGTCGCCGAAGAAGTGGCTCGCGCCGATCCTCGGCGGCGCCTGGGGCGCGGTCGTCGTCTTCGGGCTCAACGGCGCCAACAACGTGGCCCATGACCTGCCGGTCGACTTCATCACCGCCATGCAGCAGATGTCGACCCCGATCCTCTTCCTCTTCACGCTGTTCCCGGTGCTGGCCATCACCAAGCAGTTCGGCCGCAAGTGGGGCGGCATCGCAGGGGTCCTGGAGTTCGCCCTGGTCGTCATGACCATGAAGCTGTGGCCCAACATGTTCGCCGGCGCGCTGGCGATGGCCGTCGGTGTGCTGATGCTCATCGGTCTCGCCGTCGCCAAGGACCTCGCCCAGCGCAAGGCGGACAGGGCCGCGGGCGTGAGCGAACCCGTCATCGAGGGTGACGACCCGATGGCCTCCCTCTTCAGCGCCAGCGCGGCCCGGCTGCGCCGGTACCTGCCCCTGTTCATGGTGCTGGGCGCCGGGGTCTGTGTGCTCGCCCAGATGCACATATTCGGCGGCGGCGAGGCGACCAGCTTCCTGATCGCGAAGGGGCAGTACTCGGAGGCGGCTCAGGTCGACTTCTACCGCGTCTTCGGTTTCATCCCGCTGATCGCGACCACCGCGCTGGCCTCCGGCGCGTACGGCATCGCGGGCTTCACCCTCGTGTACCCCATCGGGTACCTGATGCCGAACCCGTTCCTCGCCGCGATCGTCGGCGCCCTGGTCTTCGCGGCCGAGGTGCTGGCCCTGTCCTACATCGGCAAGCTCCTCGGGCGGCTGCCCAGCGTCCGCGACTCCTCGGAGCACCTGCGCAGCGCGATCAGCGAGACGCTGCAGCTGGCGATCCTCTTCGGTTCGCTGATGGCGGCCAACGCCATGGGCGGCGGCCTGGGCATCCTCGTCGTCGGCGGGCTCTACCTGCTGAACGAGGCGATGGGCCGGCCGGTCGTCCGGATGGCCGCGGCACCGGCCGCGGTGATCGTCGGCGGCATCCTCCTCAACCTCCTGTACTGGATGGACCTGTTCACGCCGATCAAGGGATAG